One part of the Gossypium raimondii isolate GPD5lz chromosome 1, ASM2569854v1, whole genome shotgun sequence genome encodes these proteins:
- the LOC105786435 gene encoding flavonol sulfotransferase-like → MIADIKELSSAEAIERVVEFIAPKSGTTWLKALSFAIVTRNLYDTSNSPLLTKGPHYCVPNMVGFEHKPDIRQPAKQRPRENEHISIEEAFELFCQGRSVFGPAWDHILAIGKLVKNDRKSFEEEQGGLVKKLIDLCSFENLSNLDVNKTGNDMKTTMRQRTRRSSEKARLEIGKTILHPRWLIGSTI, encoded by the exons ATGATTGCAGACATTAAAGAGCTTTCCTCAGCTGAGGCCATTGAAAGAGTGGTGGAGTTCAT CGCTCCGAAAAGTGGAACTACTTGGCTCAAAGCACTGAGTTTCGCCATCGTCACTCGAAACCTTTACGACACCTCCAATAGTCCATTACTTACCAAGGGTCCTCATTATTGTGTCCCAAATATGGTCGGGTTTGAACATAAACCAGACATACGTCAACCAG CCAAGCAAAGGCCGAGGGAAAACGAACACATTTCGATAGAGGAGGCTTTTGAGCTTTTCTGTCAAGGGAGGTCTGTTTTTGGACCGGCTTGGGATCATATTCTGGCTATCGGAAAGCTAGTCAAGAACGACCGGAAAAG CTTTGAAGAAGAACAAGGTGGGCTAGTGAAGAAACTAATAGATTTATGCAGTTTTGAGAACTTGAGTAATTTAGACGTGAACAAGACGGGAAACGACATGAAGACGACGATGAGGCAACGAACAAGACGTTCTTCAGAAAAGGCTAGGTTGGAGATTGGCAAAACCATCTTACACCCGAGATGGCTAATCGGCTCGACAATATAG
- the LOC105786440 gene encoding interactor of constitutive active ROPs 2, chloroplastic isoform X1, with protein MQTPKASRTSSVVVPRKKSPMTPQTARQLKIPGANSGSVSSPNTASKASKDRSPKVTERKALKSPVSEKNGLSRVTELEAQLDQLQGDLKKTKDQLTASESWKRLALQEAEAAKKEVLIMSAKLEESERQLMEISASEDDRVEELRKISKDRDRAWQSELEAVQKHHSMDSAALVSAVTEIQKLKVQLEKVYESESIQTKHAESAHAEIRNMKIELTETLSLVEKLKSELTDCRESEARGLELVSETRMQLEVANKTIEKLRSDATKETEVYNMLLLELEQSKGRVKSLEGLVSKLQVELVGNGCIKDPEQQNEENEEIKRVKTELNFAKLEISQLRSALDEAEVRYQEEYIKSTLKIRCAYEQVECIKSESSQKEAKLEAELTRTKANVEELRSQNEGLRESELAAELKKLEFDLKELKDNLTVKETELNTITEQNKMLKREIESKTKSDEPVVVLLEASKAAERAALMKVGYLTEETDKSNRRAARLTEELESAQAANTEMEAELKRLKVQANQWRKAAEAATAMLSNNGKYSDKTIPFDIAIGSPKWENIDDDDDDDPLKKKNNMLRKIGVLWKKGQK; from the exons ATGCAAACGCCGAAAGCAAG TAGAACAAGCTCGGTGGTAGTGCCTCGGAAAAAATCTCCTATGACACCACAAACTGCTCGACAATTGAAGATACCTGGAGCCAATTCGGGTTCTGTTTCGTCACCAAATACGGCAAGTAAGGCGTCAAAAGACCGAAGTCCTAAGGTTACCGAGCGTAAAGCACTGAAAAGTCCGGTGTCTGAG AAGAATGGACTGAGCCGAGTGACGGAACTTGAAGCACAGCTCGATCAACTCCAAGGTGATTTGAAGAAGACGAAGGATCAACTAACTGCATCTGAGTCATGGAAGAGGTTGGCCTTACAGGAGGCTGAGGCGGCGAAGAAGGAAGTATTGATAATGTCAGCTAAGCTCGAAGAATCTGAACGACAATTGATGGAAATTTCTGCTTCTGAGGATGATCGAGTGGAAGAACTCCGTAAAATCTCGAAAGATCGAGATAGAGCATGGCAGTCCGAACTTGAGGCTGTCCAGAAACATCACTCGATGGATTCGGCTGCGTTGGTTTCCGCTGTGACCGAAATTCAAAAGCTTAAAGTTCAGCTTGAAAAGGTCTATGAATCTGAATCTATTCAAACGAAGCATGCTGAATCCGCACATGCTGAGATTCggaatatgaaaattgaattaaccgAAACTCTTTCCTTGGTTGAAAAACTCAAGTCCGAGCTCACTGATTGCCGAGAATCTGAAGCACGGGGTCTCGAACTTGTTAGCGAAACCCGAATGCAACTCGAAGTAGCAAATAAAACAATCGAAAAGCTACGTTCCGATGCAACCAAAGAAACCGAAGTTTACAACATGTTACTATTGGAGTTGGAACAATCCAAAGGTAGAGTTAAGTCATTAGAAGGACTTGTTAGTAAGCTACAAGTAGAACTGGTTGGTAATGGCTGCATTAAGGATCCTGAACAACAGAATGAAGAAAATGAGGAGATAAAACGGGTTAAGACCGAGCTTAATTTCGCGAAACTTGAAATCAGTCAATTGAGATCGGCATTGGATGAAGCTGAAGTGAGGTACCAAGAAGAATATATCAAAAGCACATTGAAAATTAGGTGTGCTTATGAACAAGTGGAATGCATAAAATCGGAGTCGTCCCAAAAGGAAGCCAAACTCGAGGCTGAATTAACGAGAACCAAAGCCAATGTTGAAGAATTAAGATCACAAAATGAGGGTCTTCGAGAATCTGAACTTGCAGCGGAGTTGAAGAAGTTAGAGTTTGatttgaaagaattgaaagatAACTTGACCGTCAAGGAAACCGAACTGAACACCATAACTGAGCAAAACAAAATGCTCAAAAGGGAAATCGAGAGCAAAACGAAGAGTGATGAACCTGTTGTTGTGTTGTTAGAAGCATCAAAGGCTGCAGAGCGAGCAGCATTGATGAAAGTCGGATATTTAACGGAAGAAACCGATAAGAGTAACCGAAGAGCAGCTCGGTTGACTGAAGAGCTCGAGTCAGCGCAAGCAGCTAACACAGAAATGGAAGCCGAGTTGAAGAGACTTAAAGTACAAGCAAATCAATGGAGAAAAGCAGCTGAAGCAGCTACTGCTATGTTGTCTAACAATGGGAAATATTCAGACAAGACGATACCTTTCGATATAGCTATCGGATCACCGAAGTGGGAAAACATCGATGACGACGATGATGACGATCCattgaaaaagaagaacaaTATGTTGAGAAAGATTGGTGTGTTATGGAAGAAAGGtcaaaaataa
- the LOC105786440 gene encoding interactor of constitutive active ROPs 2, chloroplastic isoform X3, protein MQTPKASRTSSVVVPRKKSPMTPQTARQLKIPGANSGSVSSPNTASKASKDRSPKVTERKALKSPVSENGLSRVTELEAQLDQLQGDLKKTKDQLTASESWKRLALQEAEAAKKEVLIMSAKLEESERQLMEISASEDDRVEELRKISKDRDRAWQSELEAVQKHHSMDSAALVSAVTEIQKLKVQLEKVYESESIQTKHAESAHAEIRNMKIELTETLSLVEKLKSELTDCRESEARGLELVSETRMQLEVANKTIEKLRSDATKETEVYNMLLLELEQSKGRVKSLEGLVSKLQVELVGNGCIKDPEQQNEENEEIKRVKTELNFAKLEISQLRSALDEAEVRYQEEYIKSTLKIRCAYEQVECIKSESSQKEAKLEAELTRTKANVEELRSQNEGLRESELAAELKKLEFDLKELKDNLTVKETELNTITEQNKMLKREIESKTKSDEPVVVLLEASKAAERAALMKVGYLTEETDKSNRRAARLTEELESAQAANTEMEAELKRLKVQANQWRKAAEAATAMLSNNGKYSDKTIPFDIAIGSPKWENIDDDDDDDPLKKKNNMLRKIGVLWKKGQK, encoded by the exons ATGCAAACGCCGAAAGCAAG TAGAACAAGCTCGGTGGTAGTGCCTCGGAAAAAATCTCCTATGACACCACAAACTGCTCGACAATTGAAGATACCTGGAGCCAATTCGGGTTCTGTTTCGTCACCAAATACGGCAAGTAAGGCGTCAAAAGACCGAAGTCCTAAGGTTACCGAGCGTAAAGCACTGAAAAGTCCGGTGTCTGAG AATGGACTGAGCCGAGTGACGGAACTTGAAGCACAGCTCGATCAACTCCAAGGTGATTTGAAGAAGACGAAGGATCAACTAACTGCATCTGAGTCATGGAAGAGGTTGGCCTTACAGGAGGCTGAGGCGGCGAAGAAGGAAGTATTGATAATGTCAGCTAAGCTCGAAGAATCTGAACGACAATTGATGGAAATTTCTGCTTCTGAGGATGATCGAGTGGAAGAACTCCGTAAAATCTCGAAAGATCGAGATAGAGCATGGCAGTCCGAACTTGAGGCTGTCCAGAAACATCACTCGATGGATTCGGCTGCGTTGGTTTCCGCTGTGACCGAAATTCAAAAGCTTAAAGTTCAGCTTGAAAAGGTCTATGAATCTGAATCTATTCAAACGAAGCATGCTGAATCCGCACATGCTGAGATTCggaatatgaaaattgaattaaccgAAACTCTTTCCTTGGTTGAAAAACTCAAGTCCGAGCTCACTGATTGCCGAGAATCTGAAGCACGGGGTCTCGAACTTGTTAGCGAAACCCGAATGCAACTCGAAGTAGCAAATAAAACAATCGAAAAGCTACGTTCCGATGCAACCAAAGAAACCGAAGTTTACAACATGTTACTATTGGAGTTGGAACAATCCAAAGGTAGAGTTAAGTCATTAGAAGGACTTGTTAGTAAGCTACAAGTAGAACTGGTTGGTAATGGCTGCATTAAGGATCCTGAACAACAGAATGAAGAAAATGAGGAGATAAAACGGGTTAAGACCGAGCTTAATTTCGCGAAACTTGAAATCAGTCAATTGAGATCGGCATTGGATGAAGCTGAAGTGAGGTACCAAGAAGAATATATCAAAAGCACATTGAAAATTAGGTGTGCTTATGAACAAGTGGAATGCATAAAATCGGAGTCGTCCCAAAAGGAAGCCAAACTCGAGGCTGAATTAACGAGAACCAAAGCCAATGTTGAAGAATTAAGATCACAAAATGAGGGTCTTCGAGAATCTGAACTTGCAGCGGAGTTGAAGAAGTTAGAGTTTGatttgaaagaattgaaagatAACTTGACCGTCAAGGAAACCGAACTGAACACCATAACTGAGCAAAACAAAATGCTCAAAAGGGAAATCGAGAGCAAAACGAAGAGTGATGAACCTGTTGTTGTGTTGTTAGAAGCATCAAAGGCTGCAGAGCGAGCAGCATTGATGAAAGTCGGATATTTAACGGAAGAAACCGATAAGAGTAACCGAAGAGCAGCTCGGTTGACTGAAGAGCTCGAGTCAGCGCAAGCAGCTAACACAGAAATGGAAGCCGAGTTGAAGAGACTTAAAGTACAAGCAAATCAATGGAGAAAAGCAGCTGAAGCAGCTACTGCTATGTTGTCTAACAATGGGAAATATTCAGACAAGACGATACCTTTCGATATAGCTATCGGATCACCGAAGTGGGAAAACATCGATGACGACGATGATGACGATCCattgaaaaagaagaacaaTATGTTGAGAAAGATTGGTGTGTTATGGAAGAAAGGtcaaaaataa
- the LOC105786440 gene encoding interactor of constitutive active ROPs 2, chloroplastic isoform X2: MQTPKARTSSVVVPRKKSPMTPQTARQLKIPGANSGSVSSPNTASKASKDRSPKVTERKALKSPVSEKNGLSRVTELEAQLDQLQGDLKKTKDQLTASESWKRLALQEAEAAKKEVLIMSAKLEESERQLMEISASEDDRVEELRKISKDRDRAWQSELEAVQKHHSMDSAALVSAVTEIQKLKVQLEKVYESESIQTKHAESAHAEIRNMKIELTETLSLVEKLKSELTDCRESEARGLELVSETRMQLEVANKTIEKLRSDATKETEVYNMLLLELEQSKGRVKSLEGLVSKLQVELVGNGCIKDPEQQNEENEEIKRVKTELNFAKLEISQLRSALDEAEVRYQEEYIKSTLKIRCAYEQVECIKSESSQKEAKLEAELTRTKANVEELRSQNEGLRESELAAELKKLEFDLKELKDNLTVKETELNTITEQNKMLKREIESKTKSDEPVVVLLEASKAAERAALMKVGYLTEETDKSNRRAARLTEELESAQAANTEMEAELKRLKVQANQWRKAAEAATAMLSNNGKYSDKTIPFDIAIGSPKWENIDDDDDDDPLKKKNNMLRKIGVLWKKGQK, translated from the exons ATGCAAACGCCGAAAGCAAG AACAAGCTCGGTGGTAGTGCCTCGGAAAAAATCTCCTATGACACCACAAACTGCTCGACAATTGAAGATACCTGGAGCCAATTCGGGTTCTGTTTCGTCACCAAATACGGCAAGTAAGGCGTCAAAAGACCGAAGTCCTAAGGTTACCGAGCGTAAAGCACTGAAAAGTCCGGTGTCTGAG AAGAATGGACTGAGCCGAGTGACGGAACTTGAAGCACAGCTCGATCAACTCCAAGGTGATTTGAAGAAGACGAAGGATCAACTAACTGCATCTGAGTCATGGAAGAGGTTGGCCTTACAGGAGGCTGAGGCGGCGAAGAAGGAAGTATTGATAATGTCAGCTAAGCTCGAAGAATCTGAACGACAATTGATGGAAATTTCTGCTTCTGAGGATGATCGAGTGGAAGAACTCCGTAAAATCTCGAAAGATCGAGATAGAGCATGGCAGTCCGAACTTGAGGCTGTCCAGAAACATCACTCGATGGATTCGGCTGCGTTGGTTTCCGCTGTGACCGAAATTCAAAAGCTTAAAGTTCAGCTTGAAAAGGTCTATGAATCTGAATCTATTCAAACGAAGCATGCTGAATCCGCACATGCTGAGATTCggaatatgaaaattgaattaaccgAAACTCTTTCCTTGGTTGAAAAACTCAAGTCCGAGCTCACTGATTGCCGAGAATCTGAAGCACGGGGTCTCGAACTTGTTAGCGAAACCCGAATGCAACTCGAAGTAGCAAATAAAACAATCGAAAAGCTACGTTCCGATGCAACCAAAGAAACCGAAGTTTACAACATGTTACTATTGGAGTTGGAACAATCCAAAGGTAGAGTTAAGTCATTAGAAGGACTTGTTAGTAAGCTACAAGTAGAACTGGTTGGTAATGGCTGCATTAAGGATCCTGAACAACAGAATGAAGAAAATGAGGAGATAAAACGGGTTAAGACCGAGCTTAATTTCGCGAAACTTGAAATCAGTCAATTGAGATCGGCATTGGATGAAGCTGAAGTGAGGTACCAAGAAGAATATATCAAAAGCACATTGAAAATTAGGTGTGCTTATGAACAAGTGGAATGCATAAAATCGGAGTCGTCCCAAAAGGAAGCCAAACTCGAGGCTGAATTAACGAGAACCAAAGCCAATGTTGAAGAATTAAGATCACAAAATGAGGGTCTTCGAGAATCTGAACTTGCAGCGGAGTTGAAGAAGTTAGAGTTTGatttgaaagaattgaaagatAACTTGACCGTCAAGGAAACCGAACTGAACACCATAACTGAGCAAAACAAAATGCTCAAAAGGGAAATCGAGAGCAAAACGAAGAGTGATGAACCTGTTGTTGTGTTGTTAGAAGCATCAAAGGCTGCAGAGCGAGCAGCATTGATGAAAGTCGGATATTTAACGGAAGAAACCGATAAGAGTAACCGAAGAGCAGCTCGGTTGACTGAAGAGCTCGAGTCAGCGCAAGCAGCTAACACAGAAATGGAAGCCGAGTTGAAGAGACTTAAAGTACAAGCAAATCAATGGAGAAAAGCAGCTGAAGCAGCTACTGCTATGTTGTCTAACAATGGGAAATATTCAGACAAGACGATACCTTTCGATATAGCTATCGGATCACCGAAGTGGGAAAACATCGATGACGACGATGATGACGATCCattgaaaaagaagaacaaTATGTTGAGAAAGATTGGTGTGTTATGGAAGAAAGGtcaaaaataa
- the LOC105786442 gene encoding 40S ribosomal protein S23: protein MGKTRGMGAGRKLRTHRRRQRWADKSYKKSNLGNEWKKPFAGSSHAKGIVLEKIGIEAKQPNSAIRKCARVQLIKNGKKIAAFVPNDGCLNYIEENDEVLIAGFGRKGHAVGDIPGVRFKVVKVSGVSLLALFKEKKEKPRS, encoded by the exons ATGGG GAAGACACGAGGTATGGGAGCTGGACGTAAGCTGAGGACCCACCGAAGGAGGCAAAGGTGGGCCGATAAGTCATACAAAAAATCCAACCTTGGTAATGAATGGAAGAAGCCATTTGCTGGTTCTTCTCATGCCAAAGGCATTGTCCTTGAAAAGAT AGGTATTGAAGCTAAGCAACCTAACTCTGCTATCAGAAAGTGTGCTCGAGTTCAATTGATCAAGAATGGAAAAAAGATTGCCGCATTCGTTCCAAACGACGGTTGTTTAAATTACATCGAAGAAAAT GATGAGGTGTTGATTGCCGGATTTGGACGAAAGGGTCATGCCGTCGGTGATATTCCCGGTGTTAGATTCAAGGTTGTGAAGGTGTCTGGTGTTTCATTATTGGCACTTTTCAAAGAGAAGAAGGAGAAGCCTAGATCCTAA